The Bacteroidota bacterium genomic sequence GGGCTGCAAGTAATAACAGAAAAGAAGTAGCTGAGATCCTTATAAGAGAAGGCGCGGATGTCAATGAGGAGAATAATCACGGATATACGACAGCCCGCTTCTGCAACCAATTATTGGCCACTCTCATTTGTATGACGCCGTGCGTTCACGGCCTTGCGCAGAACCATAAAAAAAGAGGAGATGTACGCCAGGGTACACCTCCTCTTTTTACACTAAGCTATGCGTTGATACTACTTCATCAGCACCATGCGCTGGACGGACTCAAATGAGCCGGCTTGCATGCGGTACAGGTAAACGCCGCTTGCAACGGCTGTACCTGCATCGCTGCGGGCATGCCATGTTGCTTCGTACTTACCAGCAGCCATTTGACCGTTGACCAGCGTAGCCACGCGGCGGCCCATCATGTCGTAAACCTCTAGCGACACGTGGGCATCTTCTGGCAAATCAAAAGCGATGACTGTGGAAGGATTGAACGGGTTGGGATAATTCCCTTTCAGCGCAAACTCTTCAGGGATTTCCACTGCTGCCTGTCCGGCATTCCCAAACTGTAAGCGATCGAAACTGCCACCCGCCTTTGCTGTTACAGCAGCACCACGTGGGCTTTCATCCGGACCATCTCCCGTAGGGACAAAGCCTCCGTCCGTTGTCATCAGGATTTTATCCACGTATGCGCCATCTTCCAACATATACAGGTTCAGCGTATGTACACCCGCTGCATCAATGTTGTAGGTGATGGAGCTTGTGTTGCGTGTAAGCTCCTGCCATACCCAGGCATCGGTCACATTCCACCGCGCCCCACGCGATAACGCGTCGATGGCACCATCTACACCAAGGTGCACAGAGTTATCTCCTCCATCATCCGCCCAAACGCGAGCCCAAATGAAGTAGTCACCCGTTGTCGAGAAGTCGATGTCGTACGCAAGTTCGGGCGCAGTGGTCTCGTTGCCTGTAGAAATCTGCGTACCGTTGTCAGGGTCAGCAAACATTGCAGCTGAACCCGTGAAACCATCGAGATCTGTGTTTTCGATCCAGGAATGATCGCTACGGTCGATGCGCTCGTGATAATTTTCAGCCTCCACGACCACCAGTCCAGCTGTTTCAACAAAAGGCCCATCGTCACTGGGTTCGGTGATTTCTACATCTTGCGACAGCGTACCCGTCTGTCCGGTATTGTCCGTAACAGTAAGCACAACCGTGTAGGTGCCGGCAGCCGCAAACGCATGCGTGATCGTCTCCCCTGCCCCTGTGTTGCCATCTCCAAAATCCCAGTCCCAGTCCGTGATACTGCCATCGTCTGAAGAGGCTGAGCCGTCAAAATCTGCATCGAATGTGCCGGCTACTTGTGTCGCCGTGAAACTGGCCACAGGTAACTGGTTTTCTGTAACTTCAACATCCACCGAAGTTGAACCTGTTGCACCCACGTTGTCGGTTACGGTTAGGACCACCGTGTACGTACCAGAAGCTCCATAGGTATGCGATACCGTTTCACCTGCACTACTATTGCCATCGCCAAAGTCCCAATCCCACGCCGTGATACTGCCGTCATCGGTTGAGGCTGAGCCATCAAAATCCACATCCAGCGTGCCGGCTGTTTGTGTACTTGTGAAAGCAGCTACAGGATCGCCATTGGTAACTTCAACATCTGTAGTAAGTGAGCCAGTTGCACCAAGATCGTCCGTGACAGTCAACGTCACACTATACGTACCTGCAGTGGCATACGTATGCGAGATGGTTTCACCTGCACCAGTATTTCCATCGCCAAAATCCCAATCCCACGCGGCGATACTGCCGTCGTCGCTGGACGTAGACCCGTCGAAGTTTACCTCAAGGGTGCCGGCCACCTGGGTGGCGGAAAACGCTGCCGTCGGTGGCGCATTGGGATCAACCACTTCAACGTCTGAGGTTACCGTGTTGGATGCTCCTGCATCATCAGTTACTGTCAGAGAAACTGTGAACGTACCGGGGGCGGCATAGGTATGGACTGCGGTCTCACCCGTGCCCGTGTTTCCGTCGCCAAAATCCCAGTCCCAATCTGTAATTGTACCGTCATCGGTTGAACCCGCGCCGTCAAAATCGACATCCAATGTACCCGAGACTTGTGTTGCAGTAAAGCTTGCAACAGGGTCCTGGTTTTCCACAACGTCGATATCTACTGTGACCGATCCGGTGGCTCCCAGGTTATCGGTCACCGTCAGCATCACGCTGTACGTGCCGGCAGCAGCATAACTGTGCGACACCGTTTCTCCTGACGCTGTATTGCTATCGCCAAAATCCCAATCCCAAGCTGTGATGCTGCCATCATCTGTCGAGGTTGAGCCATCAAAATCTACGTCCAGCGTGCCGGCTGTTTGCACCGTAGTAAAAGCGGCAACAGGCGCATCATTTATGACATCTGTATCAACCGTGACCGTATTGGTTGCGCCCAGATTGTCTGTCACGGTGAGCGATACACTGTACGTGCCGGCGGCTGCGTAGGTATGGGATACTGTTTCGCCAGATCCGGAGTTACCATCTCCAAAGTCCCAGTCCCAGGCAGTAATGCTTCCGTCATCAGTTGACGACGCAGCATCAAAATCCACATCGAGCGTACCTGTGACCTGCAATGCAGAGAAGGCAGCTACGGGATCTTCGTTTACAACGTCAACATCTTGCGTAGTAGTGTTGGTGGCGCCGAGATTATCCGTCACGGTCAACGAAACGCTATACGTACCAACAGCATCGTAACTATGCGTAGCCGTTTCACCACTTCCCGTGTTGCCATCTCCAAAGTCCCAGTCCCATGCTGCGAGACTACCGTCATCGCTAGACGATGTCGCATCAAAATCCACATCCAGCGTGCCGGCAACCGGATTTGCTGAAAAAACAGCTATGGGGTCTTCATTTACCACATCAACATCTTGCGTGATGGTGTTGGTCGCCCCAAGGTTATCAGTCACTGTAAGGGATACACTGTAGGTGCCGGCAGTGGCATACGTGTGCGAGGCCGTTTCACCTGCACCTGTGTTGCCATCGCCGAAGTCCCAGTCCCAGGCCGTGATGCTACCGTCGTCGCTGGATGATGCGGCATCAAAGTCTACATCGAGCGTGCCGGCGACCTGGGTCGGGGTAAAAGCAGCAACAGGATCTTCGTTTACAATCTCCACATCCTGGATAATGGAATCGCTTGCGCCTTCGTCATCAGTTACCGTCAACGTTACGCTGTAGGTACCTGTGGCCAGATAGGTATGCGAGACTATTTCACCGATGCCGGTATTGCCATCGTCGAAGTCCCAATCCCAGGTAACGATACTGCCATCGTCCGTGGATGCAGCGGCATCAAAATCAACGTCGAGTGTGCCCGCCACAGGCGTCGCCACAAAGAGAGGTACGGGCAGTGGATTGCCCACGTCAATGGTTTCTGTAATCGAATCCGTAGCGCCCAGTTCATCGGTCACTGTGAGGGTGACATCGTAAGTGCCAATCGCAGCAAATGTATGGGTAACAAATTCACCTGAGCCGGTATTGCCATCACCAAAATCCCAATCCCAACTACTGATGGTACCGTCATCGGTAGAACCCGAGCCATCAAAGTCGAGGGTCAGGTCATCCTCGGCAAAGGTAAAAACAGCTGAAGGGTCACTCGAAAACTCGTAGATGTAGGCTGCTGTCATATCGGTATCGGTAAATGCCTCACCAGGTGCGCCTGATATAACATTACCACCTGTTATGTCAACGGCAGAACCAAATCGATCTTGTCCTTCACGATCACTGGCACGAAGTTCTGCAATCTGTGTCCACGTGCCATTTTGTAATTCAAAAACAAATGCAGCTCCGGCGCT encodes the following:
- a CDS encoding PKD domain-containing protein → MGAAYLYERIDGAWTFITRVQPSDIGQGDDFGGKMSLHGTRAVINSRYHGSNEGAVYVYDKVGDVWDEIAKLESSDLQTGDNFGQSSSVYGDRIVVGARREDTGGNDAGAAYVFELINGVWTETTKLQSSDIQAEDRFGNSVSVWEDRIAVGGGGGIYIFELENGIWVEKTKILPLTSEKIFGQDVDLEGDRVASASTNKAFVFDFDGASWNQTAILTATSDEDAETFGRRVSLSGDRVISGAQNAGSGDLLSAGAAFVFELQNGTWTQIAELRASDREGQDRFGSAVDITGGNVISGAPGEAFTDTDMTAAYIYEFSSDPSAVFTFAEDDLTLDFDGSGSTDDGTISSWDWDFGDGNTGSGEFVTHTFAAIGTYDVTLTVTDELGATDSITETIDVGNPLPVPLFVATPVAGTLDVDFDAAASTDDGSIVTWDWDFDDGNTGIGEIVSHTYLATGTYSVTLTVTDDEGASDSIIQDVEIVNEDPVAAFTPTQVAGTLDVDFDAASSSDDGSITAWDWDFGDGNTGAGETASHTYATAGTYSVSLTVTDNLGATNTITQDVDVVNEDPIAVFSANPVAGTLDVDFDATSSSDDGSLAAWDWDFGDGNTGSGETATHSYDAVGTYSVSLTVTDNLGATNTTTQDVDVVNEDPVAAFSALQVTGTLDVDFDAASSTDDGSITAWDWDFGDGNSGSGETVSHTYAAAGTYSVSLTVTDNLGATNTVTVDTDVINDAPVAAFTTVQTAGTLDVDFDGSTSTDDGSITAWDWDFGDSNTASGETVSHSYAAAGTYSVMLTVTDNLGATGSVTVDIDVVENQDPVASFTATQVSGTLDVDFDGAGSTDDGTITDWDWDFGDGNTGTGETAVHTYAAPGTFTVSLTVTDDAGASNTVTSDVEVVDPNAPPTAAFSATQVAGTLEVNFDGSTSSDDGSIAAWDWDFGDGNTGAGETISHTYATAGTYSVTLTVTDDLGATGSLTTDVEVTNGDPVAAFTSTQTAGTLDVDFDGSASTDDGSITAWDWDFGDGNSSAGETVSHTYGASGTYTVVLTVTDNVGATGSTSVDVEVTENQLPVASFTATQVAGTFDADFDGSASSDDGSITDWDWDFGDGNTGAGETITHAFAAAGTYTVVLTVTDNTGQTGTLSQDVEITEPSDDGPFVETAGLVVVEAENYHERIDRSDHSWIENTDLDGFTGSAAMFADPDNGTQISTGNETTAPELAYDIDFSTTGDYFIWARVWADDGGDNSVHLGVDGAIDALSRGARWNVTDAWVWQELTRNTSSITYNIDAAGVHTLNLYMLEDGAYVDKILMTTDGGFVPTGDGPDESPRGAAVTAKAGGSFDRLQFGNAGQAAVEIPEEFALKGNYPNPFNPSTVIAFDLPEDAHVSLEVYDMMGRRVATLVNGQMAAGKYEATWHARSDAGTAVASGVYLYRMQAGSFESVQRMVLMK